A genomic segment from Cricetulus griseus strain 17A/GY chromosome 8, alternate assembly CriGri-PICRH-1.0, whole genome shotgun sequence encodes:
- the Capg gene encoding macrophage-capping protein: MYSPIPQSGSSFPASVQDPGLHIWRVEKLKPVLIARENHGIFFSGDSYLVLHNGPEEVSHLHLWIGQQSSRDEQGACAVLAVHLNTLLGERPVQHREVQGNESDLFMSYFPRGLKYQEGGVESAFHKTSLGATPAAVKKLYQVKGKKNIRATERALSWDSFNTGDCFILDLGQNIFAWCGGKSNILERNKARDLALAIRDSERQGKAQVEIITDGEEPAEMIQVLGPKPALKEGNPEEDLTADQTNAQAAALYKVSDATGQMNLTKVADSSPFASELLIPDDCFVLDNGPCGKIYIWKGRKANEKERQAALQVADGFISRMRYSPNTQVEILPQGRESPIFKQFFKNWK, from the exons ATGTACTCACCCATTCCTCAGAG CGGCTCTTCATTCCCAGCCTCAGTCCAAGACCCAGGCCTACACATATGGCGTGTGGAGAAGCTGAAGCCGGTGTTAATAGCACGAGAGAACCATGGCATCTTCTTCTCTGGGGATTCCTACCTAGTGCTACACAATGGCCCAGAAGAGGTCTCCCATTTACACCTGTGGATAG GCCAGCAATCATCCCGGGATGAGCAGGGCGCCTGTGCTGTGCTGGCTGTGCACCTCaacaccctccttggggagcggCCTGTGCAGCACCGTGAGGTTCAAGGGAACGAGTCCGACCTTTTCATGAGCTACTTCCCACGTGGCCTCAAGTACCAG GAAGGTGGTGTGGAGTCCGCATTTCACAAGACATCCTTGGGGGCCACCCCAGCAGCCGTCAAGAAGCTCTACCAGGTTAAGGGGAAGAAGAACATCCGAGCCACTGAGAGGGCACTGAGCTGGGACAGCTTCAACACCGGGGACTGCTTCATCCTGGACCTGGGTCAG AATATCTTCGCCTGGTGTGGTGGAAAGTCCAACATCCTGGAACGTAACAAGGCAAGGGACCTGGCCCTGGCCATCAGGGACAGCGAGCGGCAGGGCAAGGCCCAGGTGGAAATTATCACTGATGGAGAGGAGCCAGCCGAGATGATTCAG GTTCTGGGCCCCAAGCCTGCTCTGAAGGAGGGCAACCCTGAGGAAGACCTCACAGCTGACCAGACCAATGCCCAAGCTGCGGCCCTGTATAAG GTCTCTGATGCCACTGGACAGATGAATCTGACCAAGGTGGCTGACTCCAGCCCCTTTGCCTCTGAACTGCTGATCCCAGATGACTGCTTTGTTCTGGACAACGGGCCTTGTGGCAAAATCTACATCTGGAAGG GACGAAAAGCTAATGAGAAGGAGCGGCAGGCAGCCCTCCAAGTGGCCGATGGCTTCATCTCTCGGATGAGATATTCCCCCAACACTCAG GTGGAGATTCTGCCCCAGGGCCGAGAGAGTCCCATCTTCAAGCAATTCTTCAAGAACTGGAAATGA